In Plasmodium cynomolgi strain B DNA, chromosome 6, whole genome shotgun sequence, the sequence AACGTTCACGAGGCCTGCGGTAGGGGGGTGGCCACGGTTGTGGTGGTTGCTGCGGTTACAGTGGAGGGAGGTGCGTCGGCTAGGCTCCTGTCCAATGAGCACCTCCTGCCCTGTGCGCGCCTCTCCTTACTGTATAAGGGGGTCCACGTCTGGTTAATCACATCCAGACACACCGATCCTGAAGCTTCGTCCACATTTGGGTGCAGCAGCTTGTTGATAAATCCAATCGATGGAGAGGCAAAGGGGTAGTCATCTGGTAGGGTCACATGAACCTTCCATATTCCTCCTTCGTAAGCGGCTAATTGTAGAGGGGGGTAGAAGGGGGAATGAATGGGCACACGGAGCggtgacacaaaaaaaagggggcatttTCCTGCTACCCTCGCGCAGGTCGGTTCGACAAGGAAGGGACACACACATATCCATATGTATATCCATATTATCCATATGCGTGTATATATGGATCACATCGCAGGTGGACAAGCGTCCCGTGTGCTCATGACATACTCCCGTTGGGCCCGTGGAACATGACGTCGAAGTCCTGCGTGCTGCCATTGTTCAGCTCCAAGTCGTACCCAGCCATGATACTGCGGTGAGGGGGGGTAAGCGGGAAAATGTCATCACAATTTTGCACAAAGGGGCGCAAGTATACAGCCACGAACACACGAACGTACGAAGGCACGATGGAACGATGGCACGTGCGTGACTAGGCGCGGTGTCACCCTTTGGAAACTTACAGCTTGGTAAAATCGCACTGCTTTCTGGTCAGAGATGCCTGCTGATTCATTTTACACTCGCCGTTTTGTCGATCTGTAGTTTTGTGGTTTTGTCGTTTTGTGGTTTCGTCGTTTTGTCGTTTTGTCGTTTTGTGGTTTCGtcgttttgttgttttttttttttttttcccttttttgggggtgTGGTTGAGGTGAGGCTCCCTCTGCGGTAGCGCCTTTTCCTTTCGGATGTCTTTATCTGTGCCTCGCTGCCGACTGAAAGTATGTCACGCGGGGAGGCGAGACTTAACCAGTCCTTCAATCTGTGCAACTTGGGATGCACGCGCGGGGGTTACTAAAGGTTGACCCTTGGTGTTACTTCCGTTACGTATGGCAAACGACTGTGTGCCTTCGAACTGGAGTAATGAAAGTACACCCTTCGGCGGAGATAGCGAAAAATgccgttcgttcgttcgtttgcTGGTTTGCTGGTTTGTTGGTTTTCTTGTTTGTTGGTTTTCTCGTTTGTTggttttcttattttattgttttcttgttttcttgttttcttgttcttttttttttttttccttcacgtgtcaacgcgtttttttctacataggAATattcaaagggggaaaagtcAAATGAGCAGTGGCGCACAAAATTTGTGCTAAAGAAAATatcaggggggaagaagataTGGGGTGTAGCCTGATGGCGCATAGAGGTAGGGGAAGGTAGGGGGTGCGCTGCAGCGTTTTTAACAATACTCCACTAGTGCTATGTGTTTATGTAATATAGGCACAGTCCCTCTGTGCACACGCATATATGGCTGGCTGTGGAATTTTACGTATGTTGGGATGAACATGCATGTGCAGTTGGTGTCATTAAATATTGTGTGCTTGCCACTTTGTTATGGAACGCTCGGTTCTTTTGAGTGTGATAATTTAGGCATACCTTCCCCTTTCACAgttgcctattttttttcacccgtGTGTGTTTATTTCAGTTCTCACGTTAACCTTTGAGTGGTCCCCTCGTATTTACCTGTTCTTGTTCCACTTGGCACCTCTTCTGGTTCGTTCCTCTGCCTTCTTTATCTCTTCGCTGCTCCTCCACTGATCAATTCACTCCCTTTTgatattctttttaacaaaaaaatgcgcgACGAGGAAAAAGGTTTACTTGTGAGACCTGTGCGGTGTGGAACTAGCGACGATTgcaagggaagaaaaaaaaaaaaaaaattttgctaaaCGGTTTTATTTTGACTGTAGAGGAAGCAAACAGGTATGTAATTCTGTCCTCATGTTTTGCGAATGAGTGAGGAGATGGTTGGACGGACCCTCACGCAGATGGAAGGAACGCCATGCACGTTCACGTGTGTCGGCGCAGCTTTATAGAGGCTTCCTTTCCCCCAACCGAGCTGTCTGTCCGTTTGAAGAACTCACCAACGTCGCCTTGCCGCCCGCGCAGTGTGCCACTTTGACCCTTTTGGTATGCCTTGCCCCTTCCGTTTTTGTTAGCTCTGAAAAAGTTGTGTTTTAAGGTGTTAAGGCGAtcaatgggaaaaaaaaaaaaaaaaaggaagaaggaggaggaggaagcaaaGCGAACGAATGACAGTTTAgacaaagcaaaaaagatACATACGGGTTGTGTACCAATGAGTAACTTCCTGCGGGTGTATTTTCGCTCTTCTCACGGTATGCACAAGGGAAACGAAGAAGTTGCACGAGGGTAGGTGAACAGGACTGTAGGGAGAACTGGGCGCTCTTGGACAGATTACGTGTACGTTCGGGGTGTATGCATGAGGTGGTCGAATAGAATGCGGGTGTGACGCAAAGTGGCCCAAATGTGAAGCAAAGTGACGCAATGCGACGAGAATACTCGTA encodes:
- a CDS encoding ubiquitin-conjugating enzyme (putative), translated to MNQQASLTRKQCDFTKLIMAGYDLELNNGSTQDFDVMFHGPNGTAYEGGIWKVHVTLPDDYPFASPSIGFINKLLHPNVDEASGSVCLDVINQTWTPLYSLVNVFEVFLPQLLTYPNPSDPLNSDAASLLMKDKNIYEEKVKEYVKLYASKDLWERQKKEKNASNMNGNISPVSELSYVDQEVQDIDLDNL